The Hyla sarda isolate aHylSar1 chromosome 2, aHylSar1.hap1, whole genome shotgun sequence genome includes the window atactacaggttataccatatactacaggttacacCATATTCTACAGGTtacatcatatactacaggttataccatatactacaggttatatcatatactacaggttacaccatatactacaggttatatcatatactacaggttataccatatactacaggttatatcatatactacaggttataccatatactacaggttacacCATattctacaggttatatcatattctACAGCTTATAGCACATGTTGTACAGTTGTCATTCCTTCTTCTTCTCTGTTATAGACTCCCCCGGCTGTGATGGATTCGCCCAATAATTCCTGTCTCCATTTCACCTCATTCTTCTTGGTGGGGATCCCCGGTCTGGAGCACCTTCACATCTGGATCTCCATCCCGTTCTTCACAATATACCTGTCGGCCATCATTGGGAACTACACCATTGTGCTGATCATTGTCACGGAGGCCAGCCTCCACCAGCCCATGTACATCTTCTTCATCCTTCTTGGTTTCGTAGACCTTATTTTGGCCAACGCGGCTATGCCCAAGCTTCTCGACATCTTCTGGTTTCAGTTTAAAGAGATTGACTACCATGCGTGTCTCCTCCAGATGTTCTTCGTTCACGCCTCATCTACCATTGAATCTGGAATCTTTCTGGCCATGGCGTATGATCGCTATGTAGCCATATGTAACCCTCTGAGATATTCAGTCACGGTGACCACCAGTGTTATTCTGATGAGTGGGTTATTGGCCGTACTGCGGGGGGTGTTTTACATCCTCCCCTTGCCGCTCTTATTGAGAAGGTTCCACCTATATTCCAGCAATGTTATCCTGCACTCGTATTGTGAGCATATGGCGGTGGTGAGGCTGGCTTGTGCAGATGTCTCCTTCAATGACCACCTTGGCATGGCCATTGGCTTCATGGTGCTGGTGATGGACTTGGCGCTTATAGTAACTTCTTACGCCCTGATCCTTCAGGCTCTTCTCAGGTTGACCGCTGAGGCTCGTCTGAAGGCCTTTGGCACCTGTATTTCCCATATCTGTGCTATCTTATGTTTTTATACTCCAATActttcctcatccttggtccacAGATTTGGGACAAACGTTCCTCACCAAACTCATATCCTCCTGGCAAATGTCTATCTTCTTGTTCCTCCCCTGCTGAACCCCCTGGTCTATGGGATCAGAACTAAACAGATCAGAGAGCGGGTCAGGACATTCTTCTcctaaaaaatctaaaacattcCTGATGGGACAAGCGAGACTGAACCCCCAGTGTCAAAGGTTAAAGGGTTCGCGGTATACattggagtatacagtatacatggtgcACCTTACTGCCCTGCAACCCTTGAGCAAACTTTATTATGGACTGAATGATAAAAACCTTGTGCAATACAAGGGATCATGATGCCACAATCCCTCCCCTCAtggtgtcacgccccaccccctcaatgcaagtctatggaaaggggcgtGGCACGACATCAGCAGGGGGCATTGCCAtggcatcacgacccccgcagactgccacacaaaatgttccgaacactggggcaatggagtacctctttaaggccccGTATGTACAGCAGAGCTACGTGTATGGAACCTACATGTGGTTACCCAGGAGTCAAGTGTTGCGTAACAGATAGGGGTTGTAGTAGCGGAGATCGCCATTTCAGATGTCACAGTGGCAGAAGAGGTTCTACTTTTCCAGGTCAGCATGGATAGCCACAATGGACAGCATGGATAGCCACAATGTCTCTAAACCTATTTTGAAGCCTGTGCAGGTCGATATTCTATATATATTCTATTTACCTCAAAGCCTATGACAATTTGTGGTATCCCGGTGTCTTCCTGTCCTGTCAGGTGGATGCCACCTattgtgtctgctccgtgccaacTATTCAGgtttaaatgtattatttattgcaATAAACTATTAATGCACTAATATGCTTTATTGTGtcctaaggggttaatctgtttGAGCAGGAGTATGCTGAGGGGATCACATGCTTGCTTCAGCCAATCagggctgctgccctgctcccctAGGTCTTCTAGACTGGGCAGAGTTAGCCAGTTCAGGGACAGAGAGGACAGTGAGTCACCTCTAGACCTCTGCTGTGAAACTGGGCCTCACCACATGAGGGCAGGCCTAAGAAAATTGAGTTACAGAACTAATCTATTCCTGAGCGACAGCACGCTTCACAGGATCGTGTCAACCAGGTCATCTATTCCAGTCAGAAGCAAGTCTGCAGTAGGGAGAAGAGCCAAGTAAGCCCACAGGCCCTATTAGCCAAGGAGAGGATTACAGGAGAAAGAAAGCCTCTGGCAACTCCGGTCCATAAATCTACAATATAAACCCTGTGGTAAGACCTAATTCCGGATTTCTATGTGGAGAGCAGAGTCAGTGTTGGTAAGCCCCTAAGTCTCTTACAAGCTACACAGTCAAATGCAGATCAGTCTAAAACATAAATCAGCAAGCAAGAAGCTAGTCAGCAAGGTTACATGGTGACCTGAAGCAACTGTGATCCCTGAAGCATACTCCAGCAAACATTGCACTACTGTTTGAACTCTTCCTGTATAATGTTGTGAGTTCCTGAGTAATAATTGGTAGTTTTTGTAACCCTGCATCAATGGTTGTTATTACCCCAGCGTTTGGCCCAGGAAGCTACTACCCTTTGAGCATGGAGGTTAACGcaaccctggcgtcatgaacctTATACCAGACATCACAGCCCAGTGAGCCACCACAAATTCTCCTTTCTCTCTGATCACTAAGGCGTGATACAGGATTTGAAAACCTATTAAACGCACCAGAAAATATTTTTGATGCAAAATATCAAATAATCTTTATtgaaatctatatatatacatatatataaaactcaatgtgtgtgtatgtatgtatatatgtgtatgtgtgtgtgtgtatgtgtgtatatatatatatatatataaaaatatatgtatgtgtgtgtgtgtgtatatatgtgtgtatgtatgtgtgtgtgtgtatatatatatatatatatatatatatatatatatatgtgtgtgtgtatgtatgtgtgtgtgtgtgtatatatgtgtgtgtgtgtgtgtgtaggtatgtatgtgtgtgtgtatgtaggtatgtatgtgtgtatatatgtaggtatgtatgtgtgtgtgtatgtaggtatgtatgtgtgtatatatgtgtgtatgtatgtgtgtgtatatagatgtatgtatgtgtgtatatgtatgtatgtatatatgtgtatgtgtgtgtgtgtatgtgtgtatatatatatatatataaatatatgtatgtgtgtgtgtatatatgtgtgtatgtatgtgtgtgtatatatatatatatgtgtgtgtgtatgtatgtgtgtatgtatgtatgtatgtgtgtgtatatatgtgtgtatgtgtatgtaggtatgtatgtgtgtatatatgtgtgtatgtatgtgtgtgtatatagatgtatatatgtgtgtatgtatgtgtgtatatatatatatgtgtatgtgtgtatgtatgatgtgtgtatatatatgtatgtgtatatatgtgtgtatgttccagcatcacgtccacacggctgtagatattaccattacacttggccacatgttacttatatgtcaccaacaaacataggatcggtgatttaacccttactcacccccatttgccaggggcggggtttttgtttaaagtcccatgcaagtctatgggaaatatatgttactgcataacttccaaacggctggagatatttccataatacttggtcacatgttacttatatatccacttaaaatataggatagttaatttaacccttaactacccccatttgtgagggtcgggttttttgtttaaagtctcatgcaaatcaattggaaatgtatgttctcacataacttctgtacggctggagatatttcagtacctggtcacatattacgggtcgggatatgaggacgggataggaggtcggaatgggaggacgggataagaggtagagataggaggtcgacataggaggtcgggataggaggacgggataagaggtagagataggaggacgggataggaagttggaataggaggccgagataggaggacgggataggaagtcgggataggaggacgcgataggaggttgagataggaggtcgggataggaggacgcgataggaggtcgagataggaggacgggataggaggacgggataagaggtagagataggaggtcgggataggaggttgacataggaggtcgggataggaggacgggataagaggtagagataggaggtcgagataggaggacgggataggaagttggaataggaggttgatataggaggccgggataggaggacgggataggaggacgagataggaagttggaataggaggccgagataggaggacgggataggaagtctggataggaggacgcgataggaggtcgagataggaggtcgggataggaggacgcgataggaggacgcgataggaggtcgagataggaggtcgggataggaagacgggataagaggtagagataggaggacgggataggaagttggaataggaggccgagataggaggacgggataggaagtcgggataggaggacgcgataggaggtcgagataggaggtcgggataggaggacgcgataggaggtcgagataggaggacgggataggaagacgggataagaggtagagataggaggtcgggataggaagttggaataggaggttgatataggaggccgggataggaggacgggataggaggacgagataggaggacaggataggaggccgagataggaagtcgggataggaggacgcgataggaggtcgagataggaggacgcgataggaggacgcgataggaggtcgggataggaggacgggataggaggacgggataagaggtcgagataggaggtcgggataggaggacgggataggaagttggaataggaggttgatataggaggtcgagataggaggacgggataggaggacaggataggaggtcgaaataggagatctggataagaggacaggatatgaggtcgggataggaggacgggatatggggttgggatatggcaatatatgaggtcaggatgttgggttgggatatgacaatatatgaggacgggatatgaagtcaaaagcttcctcctctgctgattttcctccacatcaaggattaggaaggaaaaaccgggcaacgccgagtactcagctaatatatagataaaatacattaaaaagggcAACAACAATCAGACAAATCCAGTAAACATAGATGTGTATGAAGTGACAAGTGCAATCTATACCGCTGCTCTATAAAGAAACAAGCAGCAAACAATAGATGACGGCAAAATGAACACTTCAGTATAGGAAAAATAATCCTAATAAAAGATCACGGCAAGATCATGGTGAGATAAAAATGGTAAATCACTTGGTCTCAATGGTTTGCCGGGATGTGAAATGGATCCAGAGCCGACAGCACATAGAACATCCCACCCAGGATCCGCCTAGTAACCAATATCCCCAGCATAGCCCCGGAGCAGTGACCAGCCCTCACACATACCAATGCAGCACGACAGgccccaacgcgtttcaccgttaaggcttcctcagggagtgatCTAACAGAGGATCAGATGGTCATTTTATAGAGATATCTACCAGATCACAAACATAGAAACTGGTGTATATAGATTAACTCATCGGTGGCCGCATCCAGACTCACTCCAAGCAGTGAGTTAATCTATAGAAAAGGCTAagccaaaggctctctgggcatgctgggaattgtagttttgcaacatctggaggcaccctggttgggaaactccggACTAAGTTCTTCCCATCttcggctgctttcacactatagaattctctgttttaaagatccgctataatgacccgttaacaaaaccattaaaaatggCCGTTACAAAAGCCCATTATAGTattacagtctatgggatttttccattacccgttttaacccgtcatagcccattatagtattacagtctatgggatttttccattactcgttttaacccgtcatagcccattatagtattacagtctatgggatttttccattacccgttttaacccgtcatagcccattatagtattacagtctatgggatttttccattactcgttttaacccgtcatagcccattatagtattacagtctatgggatttttccattacccgttttaacccgtcatagcccattatagtattacagtctatgggatttttccattactcgttttaacccgtcatagtccATTATAGTattacagtctatgggatttttccattacccgttttaacccgtcatagcccattatagtattacagtctatgggatttttacattacccgttttaacccgtcatagcccattatagtattacagtctatgggatttttccattacccgttttaacccgtcatagcccattatagtattacagtctatgggatttttccattacccgttttaacccatcatagcccgttatagtattacagtctatgggatttttacattacccgttttaacccgtcatagcccattatagtattacagtctatgggatttttccattacccgttttaacccgtcatagcccattatagtattacagtctatgggatttttccattactcgttttaacccgtcatagcccattatagtattacagtctatgggatttttccattacccgttttaacccgtcatagcccattatagtattacagtctatgggatttttccattacccgttttaacccgtcatagcccattatagtattacagtctatgggatttttccattacccgttttaacccgtcatagcccattatagtattacagtctatgggatttttccattacccgttttaacccgtcatagcccgttatagtattacagtctatgggatttttacattacccgttttaacccgtcatagcccattatagtattacagtctatgggatttttacattacccgttttaacccgtcatagcccattatagtattacagtctatgggatttttccattacccgttttaacccgtcatagcccattatagtattacagtctatgggatttttccattacccgttttaacccgtcatagcccgttatagtattacagtctatgggatttttacattacccgttttaacccgtcatagcccattatagtattacagtctatgggatttttacataacccgttttaacccgtcatagcccattatagtattacagtctatgggatttttccattactcgttttaacccgtcatagcccattatagtattacagtctatgggatttttacataacccgttttaacccgtcatagcccattatagtattacagtctatgggatttttacataacccgttttaacccgtcatagcccattatagtattacagtctatgggatttttccattacccgttttaacccgtcatagtccATTATAGTattacagtctatgggatttttacataacccgttttaacccgtcatagcccattatagtattacagtctatgggatttttccattactcgttttaacccgtcatagcccattatagtattacagtctatgggatttttccattactcgttttaacccgtcatagcccattatagtattacagtctatgggatttttccattactcgttttaacccgtcatagcccattatagtattacagtctatgggatttttacattacccgttttaacccgtcatagcccattatagtattacagtctatgggatttttacataacccgttttaacccgtcatagcccattatagtattacagtctatgggatttttccattacccgttttaacccgtcatagcccattatagtattacagtctatgggatttttccattacccgttttaacccgtcatagcccattatagtattacagtctatgggatttttacattacccgttttaacccgtcatagtccATTATAGTattacagtctatgggatttttacattacccgttttaacccgtcatagtccATTATAGTattacagtctatgggatttttacattacccgttttaacccgtcatagcccattatagtattacagtctatgggatttttacattacccgttttaacccgtcatagcccgtcaTGGAGGGAGGAagagcatgcactatttctcttgTTACTTTCTCctatcacaaaataatgtccgttattaaaggggtacaccactggaagaaacattttttttaaatgaactggtgcaaaaaagttaaaaagatttgtaaattacttctaataaaaaaaaatcttaatccttacagtacttatcagctgctgttctgatccacaggaagttcttctttttttgaatttcctttctgcctgaccacaatgctctctgctgacacctctgtccatgcctagaactgtccagagcaggagaggttcaccatgaggattttctcctgctctggacagttcccaaaatgaacagaggtgtcagcagagaacacttgtggtcaggcagaaaagaaattcaaaaggaaaagaacttcccgtggatcatacatcagctgataagtactggaagcattaaaatgttttaatagaagtaatttacaaatctgtttaactttctggcaccagttgataaaaaaaaaaatgttttccagtggagtacccctttaatagcgggctatgacgggttaaaacgggtaatgtaaaagtcccatagactataatgggcttTCGTAACGGccttttttaatggttttgttaacgggtcattataacggatctttaaaaaggcgaattctgtagtgtgaaagcGACTTTAGGCCAGGACGATCAGTGATTAGGGTTCCCCCTGGGTTCTACTCGTCCTGCAGGTACCAGGGACCCCACATGGCAGGGCCGAACTGGCCATAGGGCATAACTGATATTTTCCCAATGGGCTTGTCCGTCTCCCTGCCTTCCCAAATACTCTGAAGATGCAGCCTGAGgctgctgccttaaaggggtactccactggaaaacattttttttttaatcatctggtgccagaaagttaaacagatttgtaaattacaacaaCAGTGAGAAATGACACAGACGGACGACTCGCCCGTTCAGCAATATTCTTCTTTATTCGGTGCTGGCAGTATGAGATTACAGCAGgtacaggggggtctgtcagcaggaacgcagggctgtggagtgctACGACCGTATCGCTTCAGACTcaagcttcttccggcctcctacaGGTGCTCCACGTCCTGCTGTGATTTAAAACCAGGTAtgtgggaggggggaggggccttcACCTAGACAGAAAATCACCTTCGTGCTAAAACAATGTTAAAAACATTCTAAGCGAATttacaaaaatgggctgaactCTGCCCTATCATTGAGTCCCGCTGGTCCTAGGGCTCCAGTTCTTAATATCCAGCGTGTTTCCATTTGTATAAGGATATTTACTCTATCTCCTCCttctttcggggggggggggggggggggatgcgctGGATGCCAAAGAATTTAAGAGCCCTTGGATCATTCTCATGCTCTTCTTTCATATGTTTCATTAATTTCGGGACCCCTTTCCCCGATCTTAAGGAATAGATGTGTTCTCTGTATCTGGTAGACAATTGTCTTTTCGTTTTCCCGATATAAAATAAGGCACAGGGACACATTAATCCGTACACTACATATGTGCTTTTACATGTTATGACAGTGATGTCCTTTCCTCCTAGGCTTATAGAGCTCACTTTCATATTTTGGGAACAATGTGATCACTGACCACAGGCGTAATTGCCTGGGGGAAGTGAATCGGTTATCCAGTCCTTACTATTTCTCAGTGCGTTTTCCGTgcgttttttgatttttttgatGTTGTCGCTAATCGTGATGTTTTTTCAAAAAGTGATCAAAGGTCTATTTTTGGCTACTGTTTTTAGATCTTCATCTTGTTCTGATATTTTCCAATTATTATGTATTAGTTATTATACTATTCAAAGGTGTATTAGCAAATGAATCAGTGAATCTTTTATCTTCTACGTCATTTATGATGGATGTTTTCTGTTTATAAACAATTCATCTCTCTTCTTCTTTTCTGCCTTCTCACAATCTTGCTGTATGAGTTTTCAGGATATCCTCTTTTTCTCAGCCTATCTTTTAATTCTTCTGCCTGTCTTTGATATTTATGGTCATGTGTATTAATTCGTTTCAACCTGAGGAATTGGCTGTACAGCAGACCCTTTTACATGTTGGGGATGGGAGCTTTTGAAATGTAGCAAGGTGTTTCTCGCTATCTTCTTTCTGAAACCTGTCACTGATACTGTATTGCCTTCAATATTTAATTCTGTATCTAGAAATTCTAATTTTTTGTTTCCATACACTGCCGTAAAAAGCATATGGCAGGTATTAACATGGTTTAGATGTTGTACAAATTCATGAAACACTTCTTCTGTGTTATTCCACACTACTATGATGTCGTCTACGTAACGCTTAAAAAAGCGCACGTATGGTAAATAGGGGATGTATTGATCCTCGAATGCAGCCAGAAAAAGTGTAGCGAATGTACAGGAAACCGGCGTCCCCATCGCGGTACCACTGGGATTCATATTTGAGGGTGTTATTAGTTAGTACAAAGTTTAGGGCGTCACATACtaaattaataaaatggttgGTTTTACCTGTTTTCATCAGGAAGTAACGAATGGTCTGTATACCCGTATCCAAAGGGATACGAGTATATAGACTTTCTACATCGATACTTCCTAATGTGTCATTGGACTGAATGTGAAAAGATTGGATGGAGGTGATCAGATGGGTGGTGTCTTTTAGGTATGTCCTAGTGTTATCCAGCAATGGGCGCAATAACCAATCAAGGTATTGGGACATGTATTCTGTACTGGACCCAATGCCCGCTATAATGGGGCGACCAGGTGGTTGGCATAATGTTTTGTGTACTTTTGGTATTATATACCACTTGGCGGGTTTAGGGGCAATTGGAAGTAATTtttctgttgttgttttttttttgctcaagaTATttttatctaccgtatttttcgccgtataagacgcactttttcttccccaaaactgggggggaaaagtaggtgcgtcttatacggcgaatacacccctatcgcggcggtccctgcggccatca containing:
- the LOC130358146 gene encoding olfactory receptor 52K2-like isoform X1 — protein: MRDQTPPAVMDSPNNSCLHFTSFFLVGIPGLEHLHIWISIPFFTIYLSAIIGNYTIVLIIVTEASLHQPMYIFFILLGFVDLILANAAMPKLLDIFWFQFKEIDYHACLLQMFFVHASSTIESGIFLAMAYDRYVAICNPLRYSVTVTTSVILMSGLLAVLRGVFYILPLPLLLRRFHLYSSNVILHSYCEHMAVVRLACADVSFNDHLGMAIGFMVLVMDLALIVTSYALILQALLRLTAEARLKAFGTCISHICAILCFYTPILSSSLVHRFGTNVPHQTHILLANVYLLVPPLLNPLVYGIRTKQIRERVRTFFS
- the LOC130358146 gene encoding olfactory receptor 52M1-like isoform X2, giving the protein MDSPNNSCLHFTSFFLVGIPGLEHLHIWISIPFFTIYLSAIIGNYTIVLIIVTEASLHQPMYIFFILLGFVDLILANAAMPKLLDIFWFQFKEIDYHACLLQMFFVHASSTIESGIFLAMAYDRYVAICNPLRYSVTVTTSVILMSGLLAVLRGVFYILPLPLLLRRFHLYSSNVILHSYCEHMAVVRLACADVSFNDHLGMAIGFMVLVMDLALIVTSYALILQALLRLTAEARLKAFGTCISHICAILCFYTPILSSSLVHRFGTNVPHQTHILLANVYLLVPPLLNPLVYGIRTKQIRERVRTFFS